The genomic stretch CACCGGCCTGAAGTTCTTCGCGGTCTCCGGTCACGTCGAGGGTCCCGACGTCTATTGCGTGCCGGCGGGCTCCACCGCGCGTGACCTCATCGAACTGGCCGGCGGGGTCACCGATGGCCGGGAGGTCGGCGCGATCCAGCCGGGCGGCGCTTCGTCGAACTTCCTCGGGCCCGAGCACCTGGACGTGCCACTTGACTGGAAGCCACTGCAGGACGCCGGCTCCATGCTCGGCTCCGGCGCACTGATCGTGATGGCCGAGGGCACGAACCTGCTCGCCGCCGGGACGAACGTCCTGCGCTTCTTTCGCAACGAGTCCTGCGGAAAGTGCGTCCCGTGCCGGGTCGGTTCCAACAAGGCGCACGCCATCCTCAGCGACCTCGTCGCGCACGACAAGGGCGTCGGCGACGTCCCCGCGAACATCGTCCAGCTGGAGGAGACGCTGCGCATGACCTCGATCTGCGGGCTCGGCCAGGTCGCGCTCGGACCGGTGCTCAGCGTCCTGGGCATGGACCGGGGCGCGACAGCGGCGCGAGCCCACCCCAAGAACCCCGACACGTAGGGCGCCCGGTCGTGGCACGCCCGACGCATCGGGAGTTCTTCGCGGTGCGCACCGTCAGTCAAGCGCTGGCGGGCTTCCGACCGCAGCGGCGAACGAGCGTCGAGATGGTGGCGCTCGAGCGAGCGCACAGACGTGTGCCTGCTACCGCCGTACGGGCGCCGCACGACCTTCCCGGCTTCGCCCGGTCGACCGTCGACGGCTTCGCGGTGCGCGCGGCCGACACCTACGGCGCCTCCGAGGGCCTGCCGAGCTACCTGGAGATCACCGGTGCGGTGGCGATGGGCCGCCCACCCGAGATTGCGGTGGAGGCGGGCACGGCGGCGTCCATACCGACCGGGGCAGCGATCCCCGACGGGGCTGATGCGGTCGTCATGGTCGAGTACACGCAGGAGGCGATGCCGGGCACGATCGAGGTGGTCCGGCCGGTGGCCCCCGGCGACGGACTGGTCCGCGGCGACGAGGACGCGAGCGCCGGGGCCGAGCTGCTGCCGGCCGGGCGCCCGCTTCGCGCGCAGGATCTCGGCCTGCTCGCCGCGACGGGGCTGACCGAGGTGGGCGTCCGCGCCCGTCCTCGGGTCGCCATCGTCTCCACCGGTGATGAGGTCGTGCCGCCGTCGACGCCGGAGCCGGCGTTCGGGCAGGTCCGCGACGCCACCGCGGTGGCCCTCGCCGCACTGGTCTGCGACGCGGGGGGAGAGCCGGATGTGCGCGGCATCGTGCCCGACGATTACGACGCGCTCGACCATGCGCTGCGCGAGGCCGTCGGCAGCTGCGACGTGATCGTCGTGTCCGCCGGCTCATCGGTCGGCAGCCGCGACGAGACCGCCGCGGTGGTCGCCGGTCTCGGCAGGCCCGGGATCTGGACGCATGGGATCGCGGTGCGCCCCGGCAAGCCGACGCTGCTCGCCGACTGCGACGGCGTGCCCGTCATCGGCCTGCCGGGCAACCCGCGCTCGGCGCTTGTCGTGTTCCGGCTCATCGGGATGCCGATCGTGCGGCTCGTCGGAGGCGCGACCCATCCGGTCCAAGAGCCCGGGGTGCGCGCCCGGCTGGACCGTGACGTGCCCTCATCGGCAGGTCGGCTCGACGTCGTGCAGGTCGTCCTGCGCGGCGGCGTCGCCTCACCGCTGTTCGGCGCGTCCGCGCTGCTCACGGTCCTCACCCGGGCGGACGGATACATCATCGTGGACGAGGACGCCACCGGATTGCCGAGCGGCAGCGACGTCGACGTCACCCTGTATCGATAGATGGCGACGACGCCGTTCATCCATGACGTGCCCGCCGCCGAGGCGTTGGCGGCCTGGCGGGCCGCGTGCGAAGCCGCCGGCTGCCCCCGCCGCGTCGAGGCGGTACGGCTCGGCCTCCAGGAGGCGGTCGGCCGCGTGACGGCCGAACCGGTCTGGGCGACGCGCTCCTCGCCGTCCTTCGACGCGGCGGCGATGGACGGCATCGCCATACGAGCTGCGCACACCATCGGCGCGAGCGAGAGCACGCCGGTGCTGCTCGATCCGGCCGACTACGTCGTCGTGGACACCGGCGACCCGTTGCCCGAGGGCTTCGACGCGGTCGTCATGCGCGAGGACGTCCACTACGACGACCGGCGCCGGGCCGAACTGCGCGGGGCCGTCGTGCCCTATCAGCATGTGCGCCTGATCGGCGAGGACGTCAGTGCCAACGAGCTGCTGCTGCCCGAGGGCCATCGCCTCCGCCCCGTCGACGTCGCGGCCGCGGCGGCCGCCGGCGCCGTCGACGTCCTCGTGCGCCGCCGGCCCGTCGTCGCGGTCCTGCCGACCGGCGACGAGATCCGCCCGGTCGGGACCGAGCCCGCTCCGGGGGTCATCCTGGACACGAACTCGCTGATGCTCGCCGCGCAGGCCGAGGCCGCAGGCTGCCAGGCCTGGCGCAGCGACATCCTCCCCGACGATCCGGAGACGATCGCGGCGGCGGTCCGCGACGCAGCGGCTCGGGCCGATCTCGTGATCATCGGTGCGGGCTCGAGCGCCGGACGCGACGACCACACCGCTGGCGTCGTCGAGCGGCTGGGGACGCTCGCCGTTCACGGGGTGGCCGTCCGGCCCGGCCATCCGGTCGTGCTCGGCGCAGTCGACGGCACTCCCGTGCTCGGAGCGCCCGGCTATCCGGTCTCGGCCGCGCTGACGTTCGACATCTTCGCGGCGCCGCTCGTCGCCGCCCTCGAAGGCGCGGCGCCGGCCGAGCCGCCGCGCGTGCGGGCGCGGCTGGCGCGCAAGCTCGCGTCGCGCATGGGCATGGACGACTGGATCCGTGTCCGGCTCGGCCGGGTCGGCGGCGACCTCGTCGCCACGCCGCTGCCCCGCGGCGCAGGGGTGCTCACGTCACTCGTGCGCGCCGACGGGCTGCTCGTCGTGCCCGCCGCGCTCGAGGGCCATCACGCCGGCGAGGAGGTCGAAATCGGGCTGCTGCGCGGCGTCGGCGAGATCGACCGCACGATCCTCGCCGTCGGCTCGCATGACCTGGTGCTCGACCTCGCCGCCTCCCAGATACGCGCAGCGGACCCGGGCGCGACGCTGGCCTCCTCGAACGTCGGCTCGCTCGGTGGCCTCGTCGCGCTGCGCGACGGCCTGTGCCATGTGGCCGGCTCGCATCTGCTCGACCCGGAGAGCGGCGAGTACACGCTGCCCTACATCGACCGCGTGCTCACCGGGCGCGACATCGCTGTCGTGCGCCTCGTCCACCGCGAGCAGGGCCTGATCGTCGCCGCCGGCAATCCGGTCGGGATCACCGGCATCGAGGACCTCACCCGACCGGGCGTGCGCTACGTCAATCGACAGCGCGGCGCCGGCACCCGCGTCCTCCTCGATCACGAGCTGTGCCGGCGTGGCATCGCCCCCGAGAGCCTGTCCGGCTACACACGCGAGGAACACACCCACCTCGCCGTTGCGGCAGCCATCGCCGCGGACCGAGTGGACGCGGGCCTCGGCGTCCTGGCCGCCGCGCGTGCCTTCGGACTCGACTTCGTACCCGTCACCCGCGAGCCCTACGACCTCGTGCTGGCCGCCGAAACGCTCGACGACCCCATCACTGCCCCACTCTGGCCGCTCCTCGCGGACCCCACATTCCGAAGCGCCGTGGAAGCGCTCGGCGGCTACGGCACCGAGGATATGGGGCGCCGGATTCGCTGAGTCATACAAAGTCGTCGTGCCCACCCCGTCCGCGGGCGCCAAGATGCTGGGGCTTGTCAATCGGGACACCGGCAACGGCCGCGCCGTGATGGACGCTGTCGGTCGAGGGAGTCGGTGCCGGATGGTGCGTTCGATACACGATGATCGATCTGTACCGGCCGCCGGCGTTGGGGGCGGGCAACCGGCCGGCCGGCGTGCGCGGCCCGGGCGAGGCGAGGAGGCGCGCGCGGGGCAGCTCAGTGCGCTGTCAGCGCATGGCCCGGCCACCTACGCTCCGCCTTCAGGCGTCCCAGCCCGCCGTCCCAGCGCCCCGCGCAGCTTCAGCGCGACATGGATCGCCAGCCGACCGTCGGGGTCGTCCGGCGCGTCGCCGAGGACGTGTCTGGCGAGGCGCAGGCGATGGCGGAACGTGTTGCGGTGCATATAGCAGCGGCGCGCGGCCTGGTCGTGGCGCGGGAAGTCGAGCGCCGCCTCGAGAACGCGCAGCAGGTCCGAGTGGTGCTGGCGATCCCAGGCGATGAGGGGGCCGAGCCGGTCCTCGACGAAGCGCTGTGCCTCGGCAGTGCCGCAGACTCGGCGCAGGAGGCGGTCGAGCGCGTACTGCCGTTCCGAGACGACGAGCCGGTCGGTCTCCGGGCGGGGCCCGAGCCCGCACAGACCGTCGAGCTTGATGACCTCGGAGCTGAGCTCGGCGAGCGCGACGGCCTGCTCGGCGGCGATCGCGTGAGCGCCGGAGGCCGGCGCCACGCCGCGCACCCGCCCGACCACGCGCTCGAACCAGGGAAACGGGTCGCCCTCGGGATGCAGGAGAACCATGCGCGTGACGAACGTCGCCGTCAGCCCGCCGTTCACCAACCGCGTCGCCTCACGGTGGATGCGGTCCACCACCGGCGCCGGCGTGCCGGCGATGTCCCAGCGGAGCACGGCGGGCCAGTAGGCGTCCGCGAGCGTGAGGCCCAGCGCCCCAGCGTCGTGTCGCGCCCGCCTGGCTGCGAACTCCGGATCGCTGACCAGGCGGTCCAGGAGAGCGCTGGTCTGGGCCCGCAGCAGCCCCGCCCGCTTGAGCTGCTCGGCGAACAGCGTGGCAACCAGATCGAGCAGCGGCGCCTCCGCCTCGGCCGTCCGATCGGTCTTGACTGCGAGCGCGCCGGGCGGAGCGGCCGAATCGCGGATCCGCACGACCTGCCATCCCGCCGGCACGGTGGCGGACGTCGAGACCGCGGCGGCGACCGCCAGTGCGCGCCGCCCGTCTGCGTCGTCGGGCGCATAGCCGACGATCTCATCGACTCCGCCCACAAGCCCCACCGGCCCGCCGAGTGCCCGCGCGGCGGCAGCGGCGAACCGGCGCGGGTCCTCGCTCTCGACGGCTGCGTGGACGAGATCCCCCCAGCAGCCGGGCCAGTCCTGGCCGGGGTCCGCTCGGCTGAAGCGTCCGGACGCATTCCGGACGCGCCCGCGTGTCGCGGTGGTGCCTGCCGGCATTGTGGAGTCCAAGTGTCCGGCTGCGCCGGGTCGATCCCGGTCGCCATAACCGTTTCCAAATGAAACTGACGGCGCGCGGGGTTGTCAACCGGGCACGCCGCGCCGCAGCTCGGCGACGACACCGAATTCCAGTGCGTCGGCCTCGGCGATGTACACGCTTGGTCGAGGTGCTGCCGGCGCATCTGCACCTCGCCGCGGGGGCCGGCGTACGAGACGCTGTCGGCGACGGCGCACAGCGCCCGCACCTCGAGCGTCTGTGCCCGGCGGGCGAGAGCGGCGAGAAGGAGGATCCCCTCGTAGCACGACTCCGCCGGGCTGTTGAGCGAGCGCCGCCTCGTTCGGCGCTCCCCCTGGTCCGGGCCCACAGCCCGCTGGTGCGCACTCCTGCATTCCAGCACGGAACCGTCGGCGGCGCGACGCGCACGCCGCGGGTGCACCGCGAACTCATTCCGGCCCGGCTGAGCGGTCTTCGCGTGCGTCGCGCACCGGGCCTGCGGAGATCCTTGACTTGCGAGAGCGCAGCGAGCTATCACCATGCTGAGGGTCCACCGTGGCGGCTGAGTGTCGAGTGCAGGAAGGAGCACACAAGTGCCCGAGGTCGTCTTCAGCGTCGATCAGTCGAAGTCCATGCGCGACCAGGCGGTGCCCGGCCATAACCGCTGGCACCCGGACGTCCCCCCGGCAGCGTCGGTAGCGCCCGGCAGCGAGTTCCGCGTCGAGTGCCGGGAGTGGACCGACGCGCAGCTCGGCAACAACGACTCCTCCAACGACGTCCGCGACGTTGACCTCAGTGTCGCGCACATGCTCAGCGGGCCGATCGAGATCCAGGGGGCCGAGCCCGGCGACCTGCTGGTGGTCGACATCCTCGATCTCGGGCCGTGCCAGCCGCCGCAGGAGTACGGCGAGGCGCCCGGTCAGGGCTGGGGGTACACCGGCATCTTCGCCAAGGTCAACGGCGGCGGTTTCCTGACGGACTACTTCCCCGAGGCCTACAAGGCGATCTGGGATTTCCACGGCCAGGACGCCACGTCCCGACACGTCCCCGGTGTGCGCTACACCGGCATCACACACCCGGGGTTGTTCGGGACGGCGCCTTCCGCCGATCTGCTCGCCGAGTGGAACCGGCGCGAGCAGGCCTTGATCGACACGGATCCCCAGCGCGTCCCGCCGCTCGCCCTGCCGCCGCTGGAGGATGGCGTCCTCGCCGGCACGCTCAGCGGACAGGAACTCGACCGGGTCGGCCGCGAGGGGGCCCGCACGGTCCCGGCACGCGAGAACGGCGGCAATCACGACATCAAGAACTTCACCCGCGGCAGCCGGGTGTACTACCCGGTGCACGTCCCCGGAGCGAAGCTCTCGGGCGGGGATCTCCACTTCTCGCAGGGCGACGGGGAGATCACGTTCTGCGGCGCGATCGAGATGGGCGGCTTCATCGACTTCGGCGTCGATCTCATCAAGGATGGGATGAACAAGTACGGCGTCAGCACGAACCCCATCCTCATCCCGGGCCGCGTGGAGCCGCGGTACAGCGAGTTCATCACGTTCATCGGCGTCTCGGTCGACCACGACACCGGAGAGAACCGCTACCTCGACGCCACGCTGGCGTACCGGCGGGCGTGCCTGAA from Capillimicrobium parvum encodes the following:
- a CDS encoding molybdopterin-binding protein gives rise to the protein MARPTHREFFAVRTVSQALAGFRPQRRTSVEMVALERAHRRVPATAVRAPHDLPGFARSTVDGFAVRAADTYGASEGLPSYLEITGAVAMGRPPEIAVEAGTAASIPTGAAIPDGADAVVMVEYTQEAMPGTIEVVRPVAPGDGLVRGDEDASAGAELLPAGRPLRAQDLGLLAATGLTEVGVRARPRVAIVSTGDEVVPPSTPEPAFGQVRDATAVALAALVCDAGGEPDVRGIVPDDYDALDHALREAVGSCDVIVVSAGSSVGSRDETAAVVAGLGRPGIWTHGIAVRPGKPTLLADCDGVPVIGLPGNPRSALVVFRLIGMPIVRLVGGATHPVQEPGVRARLDRDVPSSAGRLDVVQVVLRGGVASPLFGASALLTVLTRADGYIIVDEDATGLPSGSDVDVTLYR
- a CDS encoding molybdopterin biosynthesis protein; translated protein: MATTPFIHDVPAAEALAAWRAACEAAGCPRRVEAVRLGLQEAVGRVTAEPVWATRSSPSFDAAAMDGIAIRAAHTIGASESTPVLLDPADYVVVDTGDPLPEGFDAVVMREDVHYDDRRRAELRGAVVPYQHVRLIGEDVSANELLLPEGHRLRPVDVAAAAAAGAVDVLVRRRPVVAVLPTGDEIRPVGTEPAPGVILDTNSLMLAAQAEAAGCQAWRSDILPDDPETIAAAVRDAAARADLVIIGAGSSAGRDDHTAGVVERLGTLAVHGVAVRPGHPVVLGAVDGTPVLGAPGYPVSAALTFDIFAAPLVAALEGAAPAEPPRVRARLARKLASRMGMDDWIRVRLGRVGGDLVATPLPRGAGVLTSLVRADGLLVVPAALEGHHAGEEVEIGLLRGVGEIDRTILAVGSHDLVLDLAASQIRAADPGATLASSNVGSLGGLVALRDGLCHVAGSHLLDPESGEYTLPYIDRVLTGRDIAVVRLVHREQGLIVAAGNPVGITGIEDLTRPGVRYVNRQRGAGTRVLLDHELCRRGIAPESLSGYTREEHTHLAVAAAIAADRVDAGLGVLAAARAFGLDFVPVTREPYDLVLAAETLDDPITAPLWPLLADPTFRSAVEALGGYGTEDMGRRIR
- a CDS encoding PucR family transcriptional regulator, with translation MGGVDEIVGYAPDDADGRRALAVAAAVSTSATVPAGWQVVRIRDSAAPPGALAVKTDRTAEAEAPLLDLVATLFAEQLKRAGLLRAQTSALLDRLVSDPEFAARRARHDAGALGLTLADAYWPAVLRWDIAGTPAPVVDRIHREATRLVNGGLTATFVTRMVLLHPEGDPFPWFERVVGRVRGVAPASGAHAIAAEQAVALAELSSEVIKLDGLCGLGPRPETDRLVVSERQYALDRLLRRVCGTAEAQRFVEDRLGPLIAWDRQHHSDLLRVLEAALDFPRHDQAARRCYMHRNTFRHRLRLARHVLGDAPDDPDGRLAIHVALKLRGALGRRAGTPEGGA
- the fmdA gene encoding formamidase, whose protein sequence is MPEVVFSVDQSKSMRDQAVPGHNRWHPDVPPAASVAPGSEFRVECREWTDAQLGNNDSSNDVRDVDLSVAHMLSGPIEIQGAEPGDLLVVDILDLGPCQPPQEYGEAPGQGWGYTGIFAKVNGGGFLTDYFPEAYKAIWDFHGQDATSRHVPGVRYTGITHPGLFGTAPSADLLAEWNRREQALIDTDPQRVPPLALPPLEDGVLAGTLSGQELDRVGREGARTVPARENGGNHDIKNFTRGSRVYYPVHVPGAKLSGGDLHFSQGDGEITFCGAIEMGGFIDFGVDLIKDGMNKYGVSTNPILIPGRVEPRYSEFITFIGVSVDHDTGENRYLDATLAYRRACLNAIEYLKKFGYSGEQAYLLLGSAPIEGRVSGVVDIPNACCSLYLPTAMFDFDIRPNKSGPQSSDRGSAAKSS